In Gopherus evgoodei ecotype Sinaloan lineage unplaced genomic scaffold, rGopEvg1_v1.p scaffold_32_arrow_ctg1, whole genome shotgun sequence, the genomic window TGAGGACCCACCcctactctgccccttcccccaaaggccctgctgcactccactctgccccttccccctgaggtCCTGCCCTGCCTCATCCCTTCCCCCCCAAGGTCCCACCCTCTCAGCCTCTTCCCCTGCAGGCCCAGCCCACTGCTCACACAggatgggaggggcagagagaagcacCCACCGGCAAAACCAAAAGTCCGAGCCTGTATTCTCAGGCCAAACACTACCCTGTGTAATTCCCAGAACAGACAGACTGCCTAACATGGGTGGTGGGTATATTATGTCAGGGGAGGTTGCCGCCGAACGCCAGTTACGGGGTTTGACATGGGAAGTTTTTGCTtattattatgccccatgcaggttccgtGGCGGCCGAGGAGGCGATggtatgtgctattcagcttcctggattcatcagtaatctccttgactccagagagattactgatgaacccggGAAGCTGAGTAACACATACCGCCCGCTCAGCCGCCCTGGGAACCTACATGGTACATATCAAAAGCTCAGGTTCTTCTTCCAGAAGAGAAGAGACAAGAGTTTTTCCCACAGAGCGACTTGGGGTCTGGGGAGGTGCAGCGCAGCTTGGGGGACTCCGGCTGGCCTGGGGCtcctctgagcagggaggggactcGGCTTCTCCAGGTCGGGGGGTTTGGGCACTCAGGCCATGGGCGGAAGGAGCAGAGGGAGGCTCCATCCGCCACCTGTGTTGCCTAAACGGGCCCACTTGCTTTCCCGTTCCGGGATTGTACCCAATGGAATTGCCCAGTTATAAAGGTACCAGACAGCACTTCCTGTGTAAGCCTATTTTATTCCACTGCAGAGAAACAGTCAAACTGATCACAGAGCCTACACGCCTGCAAATAAGCTCTCCAGATTTGACCCCAACCCTCATGTGGGCTCTGGTAGGAGAAATCCTTCAGAGCCCCACCAAAGGGGGCTCGTGCCTTCAAGCTCATCATAGCTTCAGCTCACAAGCCCGCTTCTGACACGTTTAGCTCACCCTTCATACAGTCCAGGGGTTGCTGAGCTGGAGTTTCCAGGTGCAGGTAATTAGCAGACAACTGGTTTCTTTCCCCAGGGCTTCCCTTCCAAAGGGTGGCATGCATTCTCCTCACCCACAGAGATTTCCTAGAAAATCTGCTTTACCCTCATTGCAAAAAGTTCCTTCCAAGTGCCGTGTATGTCCCAGCAGTTGTATTATTCTGGTCTTCTTGACAATGGAGTTCCAAACAACTCCACGgagcacagaaacatttgcattttttaacTCCATTTGCATGAACCCCAGAATTAATTACTGTTAAACCGaaattcagtaaggtttgtccGGGATTTCATAGGTTGTCGCCGTAATTGTCTCACCTGTATCCAAGGGTAACAGCCAAAGGTATTGCCCAGCCCTTAATCAGCTGGCCCAGTGTGGACTCTCTGGTGAGCTGTGAGACTGGACCTCCAgctgaagctcttcccgcagTCGGGACACGGATAGGGTTGCTCACCCGTGTGGACTCTCTGGTGTGATTTGAGGTGGGAGCTCCGGCTGAAGCCCTTCCCGCAGTCAGGACACGGGTAGGGTCgctcacctgtgtggattctctggtgcgATTTGAGGTGGGAGCTCTGGCTGAAGCCCTTCCCACAGTCGGGACACAGGTAGGGTCGCTCACCCGTGTGGACTCTCTGGTGAGCCGTGAGGCTGAAGCTCTGGCTAAAGCCCTTCCCGCAGTCCGGGCACTTGTAGGGCTGCTCACCTGTGTGGTTACTCTGGTGGGCCAGCAGGTCCGTGCTCCGGCTAAAAGTCCTTCCACAGTCAAGGCAGCAGTAGGGTCTCTCTGCTGCGTGGCGCTCTGGTAGGGCCGTGCTGTCCATGTGGCTGCCACCGTGGTCTTGGCCGAGTCTCTCTCCTGAGTGGACCCGGGCATGCTGGGCCAGGTTGGAGTGCTGgcggaagcttttcccacacaccTCACATTTGTAGGGTCTCTCCCCGGTGTGGATCCGCCGGTGCTTGATCAAGGTGGAGTTCTCCGTGAATCTTCTCCCGCAGTTGGCACAGACGTAGGGCTTTTCCCCGGAGTGCGTCCTCTGGTGCTGCACCAGGTGCGCCCGCCgtctgaagcttttcccacactcggcACACTGGTAAGGCCGCTCCCCTGTATGGGTGTGCCTGTGCTGGAGCAGGGCGGAGATGTCACCAAAGTCCTTCCCGCAGTACGTGCAGACGCAGGGCCGTTCCCTGCAGTGGATCCGGCTGTGCTTGGCCAGGTAGACGTTCTGGcggaagcttttcccgcactcagcaCATTCATAGTGTCTGCCTTGCAGGTGGGTCCTCTCATGCTGCACCAGATGCGCCTTCTggctgaagctcttcccgcactcAGCGCATTTGTAGGGTCTCTCGCCCGTGTGGCTCCGGCAGTGAGTGCTCAGGGCCGTTTTGGTCGTGAAGCCCTTCCCGCAGTCGGGACATGGGTAGGGTCGCTCACCTGTGTGGACTCTCTGGTGCGATTTGAGGTTGGAGCTCCGGCTGAAGCCCTTCCCGCAGTCAGGACACGGGTAGGGACGCTCACCCGTGTGGACTCTGCGGTGAGCCGTGAGGCTGGAGCTCCAGATGAAGCCCTTCCCACAGTCTGGGCACTTGTAGGGTTGCTCACCTGTGTGGGTGCTCTGGTGGACCAGAAGGTCCGTGCTCCGGCTAAACGTCCTGCCGCAGTCGAGGCAGCGGTAGAGTCTCTTTGCTCTGTGGCACTCCGGCAAGGTCGTGCCATCAGGTCCCTCCTGGTGAGACAGGTGTGAGCGCAGATGGACGCTTTCCCTACCCTCAGCACTTCGATGGGGTCTCTGCCCCGAGTGGCAGCGCTGGTGTTTGGTCAGGTTCCAGGTCTTGACAAAGCTCTTCCCGCAGTCGGGGCACTTgtaaggtctctctcctgtgtggaggcTCTGATGTGCCATGAGGGTCGACTGCCGATCAAAGCTTCTCCCGCAGTCGGGGCACTGGCAGGGTTTCTGCCCCGAGAGGATTCTCTGCTGGATGGCGCGGGCTGCGCCGGGGCTGGAGCTTTTCCCATCCTTGTGCACCGTCTGATGTCTCAGAAGATGTGATCTCCAgtggaagcttttcccacagtggAGACATCGATGGGGGGTCCTGCTCGGATGTTCTGGAGGCACCAAGCTCTGCTGGAGGCTTCGCCCGCACCCGTGGGATGCATCTTCTGGGAGGGTTCCCGGAAAGAGCATCTCTCGTGAGCCCTGCCCACGTTCAGCGCTTGCATTTCCCGATCCTCTGTTGTGCTTCCCCTTAAGGTCCAATAGCTGTTTGAGTTTCTTGAAACATCTCTCTTCAGGAGAGGATTTACCCTCTCTCTCCGCAGGCAGGcttccccactgctcctccaaCCTGCCTTGACTCTCACTAGCTTCTCCGTGGCAAATGTTCCCCTGGGACCTTCCAGTGAACCTCCCATGTGGTTCTGCCAACTCAGGGCCTCCCTGCTGGGAATTCTCCTCCTTGTTCTCACTGGCTGTCCCATCACCTGCCGGGGGAAGGAGAGAACCCAGCATGAGTTACTCCCTgcgctggggagggagaggcccTGGGGAAAGGGGATCGGCAAAGCGTTTGTCACATAGGCAGAAGCTTTGGGATCAGCTGAATACTCAGTAGCTGAATCTTCCTCAAACTCCTCCCCACAACTAGCAACTAAGAAGCTTCAGCATCGACACCATGGcacaggggatggggaaagggagggaataCCTGCTTGGTGCACCCACAGCTGTTCCCCTTGCTCCATATGGGAGATCAGGTCAGGTTTAGGGATGCGGAATCCTGCCACGGGGaagagagaacaggagagatcAGGGCTGGTTACAGAGTCCCGCTTTCCTCGTTACACAGAAGCTGCTGGGAAGATCCCAGCCCTATGTTTGCCAGCGAGGACCTGCAACCCAAGTAGATGGGAAACGCCCATAGTGACTTACCCAGCCAGGTCACATTCTCAtaattctcctgcatgacgtccctgtagagggctctctgagcggggtccagcagagcccactcttccgtGGTGAAAtgcacagccacctcctcaaaggtcaCTGCCTTTGCTGCAGCCATTCCCTTTTCCTGCCCTCTGGGAGGACGGAACATCCTGGAGCGAAACACGGACGTTCTTCTGCAGCCTGTCAGAAGAGAAGCAGAAATGGGGATGTTTCAGCAGCAGCTTTAGTCCATTTTGCACTGATTTCCCTTTCGCGCTCCCTGCAGACGGAAACTCAAGACTCGGACGTAACGCGCAAGacgtgatttttaaaaataccatcaAAAATTCACCTCCTTGAGCCATATCCTGAATACGAATCCTGGTTTTTGCAAGTCCTGAGCGGGCATCACTGGATTTCAGTTCTCAGTGCCCCAAGCTTTTGATAATAGGCCACTTACCCAGGTGCCTGAATATGGATTCAGGAGcctaaatttaggctcctaaatttaaAGATCCCGGCCTTTGTCTTTTTATTCCAGCACAACGCCACTCCCACACCAGGCCTGAGATATTTTCAAACTCTCTCATTAAATTAAACAACTTTAATGGGACCATTCACACAATCCCAAACAAATGTGTGCACGTTACCGGGCCCAGCTCCTCTGTGAGGAAACAAACCTTATCAAAGAGGGAAATAATCCGTGTTCCCGCACAAGAGACACCGACTCAACTCTCATAACATATCTGAGTCCAAACAGAGTTTCACCAGACGACGGAGAGGAGAGCACCTGACCGAGGAATTCTCTCTGTCAAATGTaaaattcccagtcccaaaggtGCTGGAATTGGTCAAACTCTAACAGTTTTAAAATGGCAAAACGTGATTCTCCTCATCTCCATGACCCCTGCTCAAAACAAAGCCTAAGAGGTTTAGCCTCAAATGCTCCAAAATAAATCCACTCCAGGCATGGACTGGGGCCCCCACTGGGCTTGGTGCTGTCCAACCACAGAACCAAAGGCTACTCCCTACCCCACAGACCTTCCTGTCCAAAAAGACCAGACAGACACAGTGTGCGGAAGGGGTACAACACACAAGCGGAGCGACAACGTGGTGGCGGCAAATgggttgctgggtttttttgcagAGGAGGGGTCAGTTAGGTCGGGATCGGCTaaatggaaaaggaagaaaagggaaggtGGCGAGGAATAGAGGGGCGTGGAGCGATGCTGAGATGAAGAGACTGTGTGTATGGCTTAGGGATATAAAAGGTTAACCGGTTAACCAACCTTAACCATTAACCAAGGTGGCCCTACGCAGGGCCAGCGGGAGGGATCGCAGCCCCAGCCGTGctggctggagcagccccagctgcTTCAGGCTGGCCAGCCAGACGAACCCCAGCCCCGGTTGCGCTGGCaggaccccagccccagccgggtcAGAGCAAGCCCCAagtgtccctctccctcccctgcactaGCCCCCCGAGCTAGCTCAGTTAAAGGTTAACCAGTTAAATgatataattttaatagtttaactGGTTAACTTTTTAAACCAATATTTATATCCCTAGTACGGCTACACTACATCCAGCTGTTGCATTGCAGCTAGGTTGCCGCTTCCTACATCCCTGGAACGTTATCTTTGTTTTGGTGTTTCCCCCCCCCATCGCGGTCGTCCCTCCATCTCTCCGAGAGGCAGCAGCTAAATTGGCGGATTAATCCTTCCATCAGCCTAGCCGCGTCCGCACCGGGAGTTAGGTCAAGCTCAGTACGGTGCTGAGGGAGTGAcattttttcagtgtagaccaggcgggaggggagtgggaggatTGGTGCAAACAGccagcagcacagggcagagaaagtcctAGTGCAGATGCCAAAAGTTCTCGGAGGGCTAGTCCGGTCAAGACAATctgtgccgacaggagagagAACACTTCTGTTGGCATACAGTTACCACCAGGCTCATATTTGACTGGCCTGGCCAGTTTTTTTATGGATTTGctagttgccagaaaaataatttaatctgccaggttttttgtttgtttctttctttttaacatgggtctaaagattttcattttattttcacagtACACTCGGCTATCCActgttaaaagtttctgtgtccagctaaagGTGCAGCAATGTTCCCATCTGTATTTTCCCGCAGTTTAAGCAACAACAGATCAAAACTGTGGAAAATACGGCACCTGTCTGGCCATGCAGACACAAGCACGCTGCAGAGGTGTGAGAGAGAGGGTATGagtggggccctaccaaattcacagccatgaaaaacgccgCACGGACCATGGAATCTGGGCTTtggtgtgcttttaccctatgctatacagatttcacggcggacaccagcatttttcaaattgggggtcctgacccaaaagggagttgcgggggaggggttgcaaggttattttagggtggGGGttcggtattgccacccttacttttgcactgctgctttcagagctggatggccaggaagcagcggctgctggctgggcgcccagctctgaaggcagcaccctgccagcagcagcacagaagtaaggtggcaataccataccatgccgtTCTTGCTGCTGGCGGCAACTCTGCTGtcagagctgggttcccagccagcagccactgtctccagcctcccagctctgaatgcagcaccctgccagcagcagcacagaagtaaggtggcagtcccaccccccacccccaacagctcctttttgggtcagggcccctacaactacagcaccatgaaatttcagattgaaatagctgaaatcactaaatttagaattttaaaaatcctatgactgtgaaattgaccaaaatggatcatgAATCTGGTAGGTCCCAAGGCATGAGTCACTCTAAGTGACCCttgaaggggggtgggggttgtggaGTTGCCTCATGgttgggggctgtgtgctggatatttggggggggggtatttCAAAGGTGTCCGCATAATaattccacctccccaagagactGGCAGCTAGGTGGCCCCTTCCTGCAACGTAGCCTAGTGCCCTCAGAGTAGGGGGGGGCTCTTCTCCACATGGGGTTGCTGGGCTAAGAGTTGGCCCCAGCTGGGCCCTATTTTCCCTGGATAGAGACTTTCCACCTTACAGGGGTGCGGGAACAATTTGTACAAGCAAACAGCAAACCCTGCAGATGATGAGAACCCCTTCGAGCCAGGGGGTGCGGCGGCAGCCCCATAGTCCCAGCGCCTAGGAGGGAAGCCCCCTGAcattgccccctgcccccccccagagcaccccgccagGGACTCAGCGGGCAGGGCCAGCAACTGGCTTCTCCTCTCTCCGCTCCTTACCTCGAGCCCAGGCGAGCCAGTCTGCCCAGGGCCGCTGTAGCGATGGAtccgggcagggctgggagctgggaacctCCCTCCCCTTTCCGTGCTCCGGCCGCCCCTCCCCTCTCAGTCGcccccctgcagagcctggggctggctccagagcccccacccggctgggcacagagggggctCTGCGGAGCGGTTTCTCCAGCTCCCCCCGGGGTCGCTCCCGAAGCGGCTCCCTGCTAACCCGGGCAGTTCAGCCGCCGATCCGCGGCTCACAGGAAATGGGAGAAAGGCAGAGAGGCAGCAGGATCCCAGCCCCGAGCGATACACCAGAGCCCTCTGGagggcacagctgcagagccctcgCCCCACCACCGCAGCCAACAGGGGCAAAGCAAGCGGGGCTGGCTGGTGGGAAAGCACCCCCAGGCCCCAGCgccaggcagggccgcccagaggattcaggggggctggggtcttcggcggtgggggggcctccgctgctgaattaccaccACAGACTCCgagcagaagcagctccgggGGCCGGGGACCCGTCAGACTTTTCCAGGACCCACCGAGCGGGTGAAGGATCCCGCTCCAGGGCCTCCGAGAAACTCTCGGgggagcccctgcggggcctggggcaaattgccccacttgcccccccccttctgggcggccctgctcccaGGGACTTCCCCCTTGGGCAGCCGGAGAGATGCCCTGGCTAGATGATAGCCCAGGTAGGGGAGGTGAGAGCTttgactggaccaacttctgttggggagggaGACGGGCTTCCCAGCTTAGCCAGAGCCCTGCCTCGGGGCTGGGGAACACCGCAGAGCGCACAGCTCGGCGCAAGGCAGGACATACTGGCCAAGATTAGGGGCTTTCAAACCTTAAAAGACCCTTTCAATGGGGTCACCAAGGCCGGTGTTAGACTTGTTGCAAccggggccaaagcctgagccggGTAGACCGGGGCAGAAGGACTTCAGCTTTGCctctcacccctgccccccgGGGCAGCGGGActggggtgggctcaggctttgatcCCCCTCCccggggttgtgtagtaatttttgttgtcagcagGGGGtccacagtgcaatgaagtttgagaaccactggctagATGAGCTCAGGTCTATATGAATGGCAATGGGTAGCTGGGGGGGCCAGGCGGGGCTAGAGTCATCTGCGGGATCAGTGGACCAACAGACAGATCTGGGTGTTGTGTAATTATTCAGCACGGGAGTGCACCAAACTTCTCAATCCCGGCTTGGCAGAATTGGGGTTTTATTGGTTTAGAGTTTCAACGGATGATTACCCGTGTTTATTTGTAAGCAGTTTTCTctctttacattttcacagttgcagctgCAGTTAAAACTCCCTGCGTCGCGTAGGCACCTCTCTCTGCACATccacgagccttgtggataagggagaagcggtggatgtgatatacctagactttagtaaggcatttgatacagtttcgcatgatattcttatagataagctaggaaagtacaatttagatggggctactataaggtgggtgcataactggctggataaccgtactcagagagtagttgttaatggctcccaatcctgctagaaaggtataacaagtggggttccgcaggggtctgttttgggaccggttctgttcaatatcttcatcaacgatttagatgttggcatagaaagtacgcttattaagtttgcggatgataccaaactgggagggattgcaactgctctggaggacagggtcaaaattcaaaatgatctggacaaattggagaaatggtctgaggtaaacaggatgaagttcaataaagataaatgcaaagtgctccacttaggaaggaacaatcagtttcaaacatacagaatgggaagagactgtctaggaaggagtatggcagaaagagatctaggggtcatagtggaccacaagcttaatatgagtgaacagtgtgattctgttgcaaaaaaagcaaacatgattctgggatgcattaacaggtgtgttgtaaacaagacacgagaagtcattcttccgctttactctgcgctggttaggcctcaactggagtattgtgtccagttctgggcaccgcatttcaagaaagatgtggagaaattggagagggtccagagaagagcaacaagaatgattaaaggtcttgagaacatgacctatgaaggaaggctgaaggaattggatttatttagtttggaaaagagaagactgagaggggacatgatagcagttttcaggtatctaaaagggtgtcatcaggaggagggagaaaacttgttcaccttagcctccaatgatagaacaagaagcaatgggcttaaactgcagcaagggagatttaggttggacattaggaaaaagttcctaactgtcagggtagttaaacactggaatagattgcctagggaagttgtggaatctccatcgctggagatatttaagactaggttagataaatgtctattagggatggtttagacagtatttggtcctgccatgagggcaggggactggactcgatgacctctcgaggtcccttccagtcctagagtctatgagtctatgagtctatgctcagGCTCAGTGTAACCCTTTGCAGCTCATGAGTTTTAGGCCTGGTCCACTCAGATAccttgctcaagggtgtgaaaaatccccctccctgagcaacacagttctCCTGACATAGCCCCAGGCATTGACAGTGCTAGGCCAGATTACGTCTACACAGCGGCGCATTAAGCCTGGGCTTGTGGACTTAGTGTTTGTGGACTTGCTTGTGGACTGGTGGCACCCGGGATTGGagcgtccacactgcattgtaaacctggcctTACGATTGCCAGAGCCGGGTCTCCCTGCCCTGCTAATGGCAACACGCAGGCCTTCTGACTCAGATTTACGGCTTGAGCCAAGTCCACACTGCCAAATGACAGGGCTTGAAGCCGAATCACAGCAGTACTGGGGCTCCTACCCACCCCTACTGTGAGGTCCTAGGGCCTGAGTCCAGAGTGCTTGCTAAGCCGAgacagactgatttgtgtgtggacagaaaagGGGGCTTGGACTCAACCCTGGGTCGTTGCCCAGGGGTTAATGTGGCGGGTAGacaaagggctggtctacgcCAGGAAATTGGTCGATataactcaggggtgtgaaaaatccactcccctgAGCGTCGTCGTTAAACCGACCTATGCCCCAGGCTAGCCGGCGCTCGGTGGAAAGGAGAATTAGCTGCTCAGGGATGTAGGGTCCCAAATTGCTATCTGACATCATTTGCTACTTAGGTGTGTACTGAGCACGCTCACATGAACTGCGCATGATcggtaacatctgctgaagccgcTGCCCTCACCCTGCCCTTACTTGGCATCAGATTCTTCGGACTGGGCTAAAAGGGGGCAAACTTGAGGGGGTGGGTGGCCAGGGGGCAGAAATTGACTTGCCGGgaggtcaagcagctggaggcagggtaGTAACTTGTGACAGAGCATGGAGTGCAGGAGGCGGGGTCTCTCCTCCACATGGGGTTGCTGGGCCGAGGGTTGGCCCCAGCCGGGCCCTATTTTCCCTGGATAGAGACTTTCAGTCCTACAGGGAAGGAGGAACAATCtgcacggggggcggggggctgagatccattgaaccaaactgcaaaccctgcagATGCTGGGAACCACTTCAAGCCTGGTGGGCAGCAGCCGCCGTTAATCCAGCCCCTCTGGAAGCTTGGGAAGGGGGTGCCCGGCGCTGTCCCCGCTAGAGGGCTCTGGGTCTGGCTCAGGGAGGAGAGGCGGCAGcgctctccccctccctgggcagtGTGTTTCCTGTCATCAGCAGATCAGGGGGCTGAACTTCCCAGGTTAGCGGCTGCTGCTTCCGTAGCGCAGAGCCAGGCCCCCGCTGTGCCTAGCCCGGGTGGGGACCGTCTGCTGCGGCTGCAGccagccccggg contains:
- the LOC115640813 gene encoding zinc finger protein 11-like isoform X2, which translates into the protein MFRPPRGQEKGMAAAKAVTFEEVAVHFTTEEWALLDPAQRALYRDVMQENYENVTWLGFRIPKPDLISHMEQGEQLWVHQAGDGTASENKEENSQQGGPELAEPHGRFTGRSQGNICHGEASESQGRLEEQWGSLPAEREGKSSPEERCFKKLKQLLDLKGKHNRGSGNASAERGQGSREMLFPGTLPEDASHGCGRSLQQSLVPPEHPSRTPHRCLHCGKSFHWRSHLLRHQTVHKDGKSSSPGAARAIQQRILSGQKPCQCPDCGRSFDRQSTLMAHQSLHTGERPYKCPDCGKSFVKTWNLTKHQRCHSGQRPHRSAEGRESVHLRSHLSHQEGPDGTTLPECHRAKRLYRCLDCGRTFSRSTDLLVHQSTHTGEQPYKCPDCGKGFIWSSSLTAHRRVHTGERPYPCPDCGKGFSRSSNLKSHQRVHTGERPYPCPDCGKGFTTKTALSTHCRSHTGERPYKCAECGKSFSQKAHLVQHERTHLQGRHYECAECGKSFRQNVYLAKHSRIHCRERPCVCTYCGKDFGDISALLQHRHTHTGERPYQCAECGKSFRRRAHLVQHQRTHSGEKPYVCANCGRRFTENSTLIKHRRIHTGERPYKCEVCGKSFRQHSNLAQHARVHSGERLGQDHGGSHMDSTALPERHAAERPYCCLDCGRTFSRSTDLLAHQSNHTGEQPYKCPDCGKGFSQSFSLTAHQRVHTGERPYLCPDCGKGFSQSSHLKSHQRIHTGERPYPCPDCGKGFSRSSHLKSHQRVHTGEQPYPCPDCGKSFSWRSSLTAHQRVHTGPKCHQCPDCGKSFSQSSTLSAHLRIHTGERPYICPDCGRGFTQLAHLTQHQGTHSGEEPYRCADCGKGFGVSSRLVAHQRSHTGERPYKCPECGKSFRVSSVLVVHQRIHSGERPYKCTDCGKSFNVSSNLIKHQRIHTGQKPYKCTECGRSFNESSALIAHQRLHKGERPYKCPDCGKSFNVSSNLLEHQGTHRGQKPYKCLECGKGFARSAHLSQHSRTHTGERPYKCAECGKGFAVRSHLAQHCRVHTGERPYKCADCGKGFTARSSLTTHRRTHTGERPYKCPECGKSFNQNSHLAQHWRTHSGERPYRCPDCGRSFGDSSALIKHQRIHLQEKAR